A single region of the Lysinibacillus sp. B2A1 genome encodes:
- a CDS encoding DNA-binding response regulator → MNIIIIDDEKMAIEVLRFKLNRLTQFQISIRGAFTNANDALEFLKKELIDVVFLDIEMIDVHGLQVAKQLKRNPSIQIIFVTAHAQFAVDAFDIEATDYLLKPVHEKRLIKALVKAQQKLQLQENVITEEKEHLLYAHTFGSFYLQNAQHEVMKWRTRKVRELFLYLWFYQKKPMLNVVIIEELWPDLEFEKAASNLHTSIYQLRKLFKENGIQDPIQLVNNHYQLNVKIASDYDKLIHLLEQKRHDEISIQRLLNCYEGDFLAEEEYPWAIQTQLRLKQGVLHVLEMYISTTDSVNSLLKLNCLQKMLELDEFNEDYMFLLLEFLIGQNKKQDCIKYYERIQEKLSEIGISVPEKILTIYNAYMIRV, encoded by the coding sequence ATGAATATTATCATCATAGATGATGAAAAAATGGCTATTGAGGTTTTACGTTTCAAATTAAATCGACTTACACAGTTTCAGATTTCTATTAGAGGGGCATTTACAAATGCAAATGATGCACTGGAATTTCTTAAAAAAGAATTGATTGATGTTGTTTTTTTAGATATAGAGATGATTGATGTGCATGGTTTACAGGTAGCGAAACAATTAAAAAGGAATCCATCTATTCAAATAATATTTGTAACAGCACATGCACAATTTGCTGTGGATGCATTTGATATAGAAGCAACTGACTATTTGTTAAAACCTGTTCATGAGAAACGACTTATTAAGGCGTTGGTGAAAGCACAGCAGAAGTTGCAATTACAAGAAAATGTAATAACAGAGGAGAAAGAGCATCTCTTATATGCACATACATTTGGAAGCTTTTATTTACAAAATGCACAACATGAGGTTATGAAGTGGCGTACGAGGAAAGTACGGGAACTATTTTTATATTTATGGTTTTATCAAAAAAAGCCTATGTTAAATGTTGTCATAATAGAGGAGCTCTGGCCTGATTTAGAATTTGAGAAGGCAGCAAGTAATTTACATACGTCTATTTACCAACTAAGGAAGCTTTTTAAGGAAAACGGCATTCAAGATCCAATTCAATTGGTCAATAACCATTATCAATTAAATGTGAAGATTGCTAGTGACTATGATAAACTGATTCATTTGTTAGAGCAGAAAAGACATGATGAAATATCCATCCAGAGGCTATTAAATTGCTATGAAGGTGATTTTTTAGCAGAGGAGGAGTACCCTTGGGCTATTCAAACCCAGCTGCGCTTAAAACAAGGGGTTTTACATGTGCTTGAAATGTATATTAGTACTACGGATTCCGTTAATTCGTTGCTAAAATTAAACTGTTTACAAAAGATGCTAGAGCTAGATGAGTTTAACGAAGACTATATGTTTCTGCTATTAGAATTTTTAATTGGGCAAAACAAAAAACAGGATTGTATAAAGTATTATGAGAGGATACAGGAGAAATTATCGGAAATTGGTATATCAGTTCCAGAGAAAATTCTTACTATTTATAATGCTTACATGATTCGTGTTTAA
- a CDS encoding histidine kinase — MKKNFLIMISIILLFAIVIIIGNGHYFLKGNGRVVKQGVAIVTSEQLENNKTIKLNGEWSFYPNLLLSPQESLNDYTDQRILLKVPDKWEGKFQFNKDGPIVGTYHLSIKVPTERQYGLFFRHIHTSSRVFINGIELGGKGNPSTSFTEFQSENDDKFIVIGQSSEQILDVLIQVASYNQYPTSGIMYPVEFGTRENIQNFYDQKKLNDIVASLGHIVFGFIYLISYGQNRKRKEELYLGLFMILMGFYLSFINMKIFFQIVPIELINNQLRLQLGIVPLVNMCLTLFLYTMYPQVVKKKVVYTFVVFLGFVFFIYGIYNPFNLDKSDVNEQAIVARQITYIALISPGVIYITMILIRIILRNLEGAYYVLMVFVATCCYAFLIIINFLIEIPVDYSELVLFLCVLVGFSSLLNYRANTTFMKLEAITEELRTHNHMKDEFLLKTSHELRTPLNGILNLSKLLMEGGQGPLKRTQQEQVILIHNITQRLGHLVEDLLFSSNHMSGELRVSPRIVPISIINDVVTEIHSVMPTNSYVRLLVEVDMTLPPMLTDELRFKQILYNLLHNAIQHTEIGDITVTAYQQQKHMIIEVSDTGKGIPAQDLERIFNAFYRVKNNHHKHGLGLGLSIAKNIVDKLNGEIYVKSTFGEGTTFTFTMPLAAKDQAGEENSLAIIAQTPSEILQLELPLIHKGNDKKILVVDDDHINIKVLADVLALKGYTVIGVDNGFDAVDYIKVNQVDCMLVDLMMEGMSGYELCKQVRKHYDMLELPIIVLTAIMKHSDLVLTLQVGANDYLQKPVATDELLLRIESLLAVRQSSVDAIEVEMNHLYSQVTPHFVYNTLNTIIGLSYTDMDNTREALYSLATYFRAKLNVHNRNSMVLIEEEIELVKAYLYIEKMRFGDRLTIKYDIDESIQLMIPALSLQPLVENAVFHGISKKPEGGTIEVSVQREGQFVRIKIYDNGVGIPAKKLQQLMNEESSRIGFTNPLKKFKLMKNASLRLYSEEGKGTTILILLPEGDGV; from the coding sequence ATGAAAAAGAATTTTTTAATTATGATTAGTATTATTTTATTATTTGCCATTGTTATTATAATCGGGAATGGACATTATTTTTTAAAAGGTAATGGCCGGGTAGTGAAACAGGGTGTGGCGATTGTTACTAGTGAACAACTTGAAAATAATAAAACTATTAAGCTTAATGGAGAATGGTCCTTTTATCCAAATTTACTGCTATCGCCTCAAGAGTCATTAAATGACTATACTGATCAACGTATATTATTAAAAGTTCCTGACAAATGGGAGGGGAAATTTCAGTTTAATAAAGATGGTCCTATTGTGGGCACATATCATCTTTCCATAAAAGTTCCAACAGAAAGGCAATATGGTTTATTTTTTAGACATATACACACATCTAGCCGAGTGTTTATTAATGGTATCGAGCTTGGGGGGAAAGGAAATCCAAGTACATCTTTTACGGAGTTTCAATCAGAGAATGATGATAAATTTATTGTTATTGGGCAAAGTAGCGAGCAGATACTTGATGTTTTAATACAGGTAGCTAGCTATAATCAGTATCCAACTTCAGGAATTATGTATCCCGTTGAATTTGGAACAAGGGAAAATATACAGAATTTTTATGATCAAAAAAAATTGAATGATATAGTAGCAAGTCTGGGGCATATTGTCTTTGGTTTCATCTATCTGATTAGCTACGGACAAAATCGCAAACGGAAGGAAGAATTGTATCTTGGGCTGTTTATGATACTAATGGGTTTTTATTTGTCCTTTATTAATATGAAAATTTTCTTTCAAATTGTTCCCATAGAATTGATTAATAATCAGCTACGTTTACAACTCGGCATCGTCCCACTCGTGAATATGTGTCTGACACTTTTTCTATATACTATGTATCCACAAGTGGTAAAGAAAAAAGTGGTTTATACATTTGTTGTTTTTCTAGGCTTTGTTTTTTTTATCTATGGCATTTATAATCCTTTTAACCTCGACAAAAGTGATGTGAATGAACAAGCTATAGTCGCTCGGCAAATCACATATATAGCCTTGATTTCACCAGGAGTTATCTATATCACAATGATTTTAATTCGTATTATTTTGCGGAATTTAGAGGGAGCTTATTATGTATTAATGGTCTTTGTAGCGACTTGCTGCTATGCGTTTCTAATTATCATTAATTTTTTAATAGAAATACCAGTTGATTATAGTGAGTTAGTGCTTTTCTTATGTGTATTAGTAGGTTTTTCCTCATTATTAAACTATCGTGCCAATACCACTTTTATGAAACTAGAAGCTATAACAGAAGAATTGCGAACACATAATCATATGAAGGATGAATTTTTACTGAAAACCTCCCATGAATTACGTACACCTTTAAATGGCATTTTAAATCTATCAAAATTATTAATGGAGGGTGGACAAGGGCCATTAAAACGGACTCAACAAGAGCAAGTAATATTAATTCATAATATAACGCAGCGCCTAGGACATTTAGTGGAAGATTTATTATTCTCATCAAATCATATGTCAGGTGAACTACGGGTTTCGCCTCGTATTGTACCGATAAGCATTATAAATGATGTAGTTACAGAAATACATAGTGTGATGCCTACTAATAGTTACGTACGATTACTCGTTGAAGTAGATATGACATTGCCACCCATGCTGACAGATGAATTACGCTTTAAACAAATATTGTACAATTTGTTACACAATGCTATCCAGCATACCGAAATTGGCGACATTACTGTAACGGCTTATCAACAGCAGAAACATATGATTATCGAAGTAAGCGATACAGGAAAAGGCATTCCTGCTCAGGATTTAGAACGTATCTTTAATGCATTTTATCGGGTAAAAAATAATCACCATAAGCATGGTCTTGGATTAGGATTGAGCATTGCAAAAAATATTGTAGATAAATTAAATGGTGAAATTTATGTAAAAAGTACTTTTGGTGAAGGAACTACTTTTACATTCACAATGCCGCTTGCCGCAAAGGATCAAGCTGGTGAGGAAAATTCACTTGCAATCATTGCACAAACGCCATCAGAAATACTACAGCTTGAGCTACCGTTAATTCATAAAGGTAATGATAAAAAAATACTTGTTGTAGATGATGATCATATCAATATAAAGGTGTTAGCAGATGTATTAGCTTTAAAGGGTTATACAGTAATTGGTGTGGATAATGGATTTGATGCTGTCGATTATATCAAAGTGAATCAAGTGGATTGTATGCTAGTTGATTTAATGATGGAGGGAATGTCGGGCTATGAATTATGTAAGCAGGTACGCAAGCATTATGATATGTTAGAACTTCCAATCATTGTTTTAACTGCTATTATGAAGCATTCTGATTTAGTGCTAACCTTGCAGGTAGGAGCCAATGATTATTTACAAAAGCCTGTAGCCACTGATGAATTGCTTTTACGAATCGAATCATTATTAGCTGTTCGACAATCATCAGTAGATGCAATTGAGGTTGAGATGAATCATTTATATTCACAAGTGACACCTCATTTTGTCTATAATACACTCAATACAATTATTGGTTTGAGCTATACTGATATGGATAATACAAGGGAGGCATTATACTCCTTAGCAACATACTTCCGCGCTAAGCTCAATGTGCACAATCGTAACAGTATGGTATTGATAGAAGAAGAAATAGAGCTTGTAAAGGCATATCTTTATATTGAAAAAATGCGGTTTGGTGATCGTTTAACTATCAAATATGATATTGATGAATCTATACAACTCATGATTCCAGCATTATCGCTACAGCCTTTAGTAGAAAATGCCGTTTTTCATGGTATTTCCAAAAAGCCGGAGGGCGGTACAATTGAGGTAAGTGTCCAGCGGGAGGGACAATTTGTTCGCATTAAAATTTATGATAATGGAGTCGGTATACCCGCTAAAAAGTTGCAGCAATTAATGAATGAAGAAAGCTCACGCATTGGTTTTACAAATCCACTAAAAAAATTTAAATTAATGAAAAATGCGAGTCTTCGTTTATATAGTGAAGAAGGAAAGGGGACAACTATTTTAATACTTTTGCCGGAGGGTGATGGAGTATGA
- a CDS encoding glutamate dehydrogenase, producing MSENLNLFTSTQDVIQDALNKLGYDEAMYELLKEPLRMLQVRIPVKMDDGTTKVFTGYRAQHNDAVGPTKGGVRFHPQVSEEEVKALSMWMTLKCGIVDLPYGGGKGGVICDPRQMSMGEIERLSRGYVRAVSQIVGPTKDIPAPDVFTNAQIMAWMMDEYSRMDEFNSPGFITGKPLVLGGSQGRDRATAQGVTIVIEEAAKKRGINIKGARVVIQGFGNAGSFLAKFMHDLGAKVIGISDAYGALHDPEGLDIDYLLDRRDSFGTVTTLFENTISNKELLELDCDILVPAAIENQITADNAHNIKANIVVEAANGPTTAEATKILTERGILLVPDVLASAGGVTVSYFEWVQNNQGYYWTEEEVEERLYKKMVEAFDNVYTTATTRNINMRLAAYMVGVRRTAEASRFRGWV from the coding sequence ATGTCTGAAAACTTAAACCTGTTCACATCAACTCAAGATGTCATTCAAGACGCTCTAAATAAACTTGGCTATGACGAAGCAATGTATGAATTATTAAAAGAACCGCTTCGTATGCTACAAGTACGCATCCCAGTGAAAATGGATGATGGTACAACAAAAGTATTTACTGGTTACCGTGCACAACATAATGATGCTGTTGGACCAACAAAAGGTGGGGTACGTTTCCACCCACAAGTATCTGAGGAAGAAGTTAAAGCGCTTTCAATGTGGATGACATTGAAATGTGGTATTGTCGATTTACCATATGGTGGTGGTAAAGGCGGAGTCATTTGTGACCCACGTCAAATGTCTATGGGCGAAATCGAGCGCTTAAGCCGTGGTTATGTTCGTGCAGTAAGTCAAATCGTAGGACCTACAAAAGATATTCCTGCACCAGACGTATTTACAAATGCACAAATTATGGCTTGGATGATGGATGAATACAGCCGTATGGACGAATTCAACTCACCAGGTTTCATCACTGGTAAACCACTAGTACTTGGTGGTTCACAAGGTCGTGACCGTGCAACTGCACAAGGTGTTACAATTGTTATCGAAGAAGCAGCGAAAAAACGTGGCATTAATATTAAAGGTGCACGCGTTGTTATTCAAGGATTTGGTAATGCAGGTAGCTTCCTTGCGAAATTCATGCATGATTTAGGTGCAAAAGTAATCGGGATTTCAGATGCTTATGGTGCACTTCATGATCCAGAAGGTTTAGATATCGACTACTTATTAGATCGTCGCGATAGCTTCGGAACAGTAACTACTTTATTTGAAAACACAATTTCAAACAAAGAATTGCTAGAGCTTGATTGTGATATTTTAGTGCCAGCCGCTATTGAAAACCAAATTACTGCTGACAATGCACACAATATTAAAGCAAACATCGTAGTAGAAGCAGCAAATGGTCCAACAACAGCTGAAGCAACGAAGATTTTAACAGAACGTGGCATTTTACTTGTACCAGACGTATTAGCATCTGCAGGCGGTGTTACAGTTTCTTACTTCGAATGGGTTCAAAATAACCAAGGTTATTACTGGACTGAAGAAGAAGTGGAAGAGCGTTTATACAAAAAAATGGTGGAAGCATTTGATAATGTATATACAACAGCAACAACACGCAACATTAACATGCGCTTAGCAGCTTATATGGTAGGTGTTCGCCGCACTGCTGAGGCTTCTCGCTTCCGTGGATGGGTTTAA
- a CDS encoding ornithine--oxo-acid transaminase, translating into MTKTQQVIEQTQNFGAANYHPLPIVISEAEGAWVKDPEGNKYLDMLSAYSAVNQGHRHPKIIAALKEQADKVTLTSRAFYSENLGEWYELVGQLTNKQMVLPMNTGAEAVETAFKAARRWAYDVKGVEQGKAEVIACNGNFHGRTMLAVSLSSDEEYRRGFGPMLPNIKLVDYGNLEALKAAITPNTAAFLIEPIQGEAGIVIPPEGFLKAARELCRENNVLFIADEIQAGLARTGKMFACDWEEVEPDMYILGKALGGGVFPISCVAANRDILGVFNPGSHGSTFGGNPLACAVSIASIKVLLDEKLAERSHQLGEYFKGKLRAINNPVIKDVRGRGLFIGMELTEAARPYCEKLKELGLLCKETHDTVIRFAPPLVISQEDLDWSIEQIEKVFKL; encoded by the coding sequence ATGACAAAAACACAACAAGTGATTGAACAAACTCAAAATTTTGGTGCTGCAAACTATCATCCACTGCCAATCGTAATTTCAGAGGCTGAGGGTGCTTGGGTTAAAGATCCAGAGGGCAACAAATACTTAGATATGTTATCAGCATACTCTGCTGTAAACCAAGGACATCGCCATCCGAAAATTATTGCTGCATTAAAAGAACAAGCTGATAAAGTCACATTAACTTCTCGTGCATTCTATAGCGAAAACCTAGGTGAATGGTATGAGCTTGTTGGACAATTAACAAATAAACAAATGGTCTTACCAATGAATACAGGTGCTGAAGCGGTTGAAACTGCTTTTAAAGCGGCTCGTCGTTGGGCATATGATGTAAAAGGTGTAGAACAAGGCAAGGCTGAGGTTATTGCATGTAATGGTAACTTCCATGGTCGTACAATGCTAGCTGTATCACTATCATCTGATGAAGAATATAGACGTGGCTTTGGTCCAATGCTACCTAATATTAAGCTAGTAGACTACGGTAACCTAGAAGCTTTAAAAGCAGCTATCACACCAAACACTGCTGCATTTTTAATTGAACCAATTCAAGGGGAAGCTGGTATCGTGATTCCACCAGAAGGCTTCTTAAAAGCGGCTCGTGAGCTTTGCCGTGAAAACAATGTATTATTTATTGCAGATGAAATCCAAGCTGGTTTAGCACGTACAGGTAAAATGTTTGCTTGTGATTGGGAAGAAGTAGAGCCTGATATGTACATCCTTGGTAAAGCTTTGGGTGGCGGTGTATTCCCAATTTCTTGTGTAGCTGCAAACCGTGACATCTTAGGTGTCTTCAACCCAGGTTCACATGGTTCAACTTTCGGTGGTAATCCTTTAGCATGTGCTGTTTCTATTGCATCCATTAAAGTGTTACTAGATGAAAAATTAGCTGAACGCTCACACCAACTTGGTGAATATTTCAAAGGTAAATTACGAGCAATTAACAACCCTGTTATTAAAGATGTTCGTGGCCGTGGCTTATTCATTGGAATGGAGTTAACAGAGGCAGCACGTCCATACTGTGAAAAACTTAAAGAATTAGGCTTACTATGTAAAGAAACACATGACACAGTTATTCGTTTTGCTCCACCGCTAGTGATTTCACAAGAAGATTTAGATTGGTCAATTGAACAAATTGAAAAAGTATTTAAACTTTAA
- the pruA gene encoding L-glutamate gamma-semialdehyde dehydrogenase, producing the protein MIPYKHEPFTDFSQEANYNAYVEALNKVESYLGQDYPLIIGGERITTEDKIVSYNPAKKTEVIGRVSKASKDLAEKAMQAADETFKTWKKVDPAIRADVLFKAAAIIRRRKHEFSALLTKEAGKPWAEADADTAEAIDFLEYYGRQMLRIKNGQPVESRSGEYNRYDYIPLGIGIVISPWNFPFAIMAGTTVAALVTGNTVLLKPASTTPVVAYKFIEVLEEAGLPAGAVNFVPGSGAEVGDYLVDHPKTRFISFTGSRDVGLRINQRASVLNDGQIWIKRVIAEMGGKDTIVVDKEADLELAAQSIVKSAFGFSGQKCSACSRAVIVEDVYDQVVNRVEELTNALTVGDPTDFSNFMATVIDQAAFNKITEYIEIGKGEGRLVSGGTADDSVGYFVQPTVFADVEPSARIMKEEIFGPVVAIAKAKDFDHAIEIANDTEYGLTGAVITTNRMNLEKAREEFHVGNLYFNRGCTGAIVGYQPFGGFNMSGTDSKAGGPDYLQLHMQAKTTSEML; encoded by the coding sequence ATGATTCCATACAAACACGAACCGTTCACAGATTTTTCACAAGAGGCAAACTACAACGCTTACGTAGAGGCTTTAAATAAAGTTGAAAGTTATTTAGGTCAAGACTATCCACTTATTATTGGTGGCGAACGTATTACGACAGAAGATAAAATCGTTTCGTATAACCCTGCTAAGAAAACAGAAGTGATTGGTCGCGTGTCAAAAGCGAGCAAGGACTTAGCTGAAAAAGCGATGCAAGCAGCAGATGAAACATTTAAAACATGGAAAAAAGTAGATCCAGCAATTCGTGCAGATGTGCTTTTCAAAGCAGCTGCGATTATTCGTCGTCGTAAACATGAATTCTCTGCACTTTTAACAAAAGAAGCTGGGAAACCATGGGCTGAAGCAGATGCTGATACAGCAGAAGCAATCGACTTCCTAGAATATTATGGTCGCCAAATGTTGCGTATTAAAAACGGCCAGCCAGTTGAAAGCCGTTCAGGTGAGTACAACCGTTATGACTACATTCCATTAGGGATCGGTATTGTTATTTCTCCTTGGAACTTCCCATTCGCGATTATGGCAGGTACAACAGTGGCCGCTTTAGTAACAGGAAACACAGTGTTATTAAAACCAGCTTCTACAACACCAGTAGTGGCGTATAAATTTATCGAAGTATTAGAAGAAGCAGGTCTTCCAGCAGGAGCTGTTAACTTTGTACCAGGTTCTGGTGCTGAAGTAGGCGACTACTTAGTAGATCATCCAAAAACACGCTTCATCAGCTTCACAGGTTCACGTGATGTTGGTTTACGTATCAACCAACGTGCTTCTGTCTTAAATGATGGTCAAATTTGGATCAAACGTGTGATCGCTGAAATGGGTGGTAAAGATACAATCGTTGTCGATAAAGAAGCAGATTTAGAGCTAGCTGCACAATCTATCGTGAAATCAGCATTTGGTTTCTCTGGTCAAAAATGTTCAGCATGTTCTCGTGCTGTCATCGTAGAAGATGTGTATGACCAAGTTGTGAATCGTGTAGAAGAGCTAACAAACGCTTTAACAGTTGGTGATCCTACAGATTTCAGTAACTTCATGGCAACGGTTATTGACCAAGCAGCATTCAACAAAATTACGGAATACATCGAAATCGGTAAAGGCGAAGGTCGTCTAGTATCTGGTGGTACAGCAGATGATTCAGTAGGTTACTTCGTACAACCAACAGTATTCGCTGACGTAGAGCCTTCTGCACGTATTATGAAAGAAGAAATCTTCGGACCAGTGGTAGCGATCGCAAAAGCAAAAGATTTCGATCACGCTATTGAAATTGCGAACGATACAGAATATGGTTTAACAGGTGCCGTAATTACGACAAACCGTATGAACTTAGAAAAAGCACGTGAAGAATTCCATGTTGGCAACCTTTACTTCAACCGTGGCTGTACAGGTGCCATCGTTGGCTACCAACCATTTGGTGGCTTCAACATGTCAGGTACAGACTCAAAAGCTGGTGGTCCAGACTACCTACAGCTTCATATGCAAGCAAAAACAACTTCAGAAATGCTTTAA